One genomic segment of Besnoitia besnoiti strain Bb-Ger1 chromosome VII, whole genome shotgun sequence includes these proteins:
- a CDS encoding hypothetical protein (encoded by transcript BESB_076880), which translates to MRKATLVSPSQEMTTAETNGNTVQKQNCSPGASRGPSCSSSDMPLASGGTGKFTERPPHEIPSSWSSSETCIWLAFFCSCSTAYFCFCDGEISALLTLSAAVFMLSTVFLVFHARVCYSVTQAFCQTYSASGADGASTASSRTSFHTASIVHLLCGGSACPKSAAVFALAILARVACNLSRPAYLPIDRSGDWLYQTLEVFSALLLVLLLGVVSVSCRQCQHITERTVAESTQGKDGETTIQLNDQKATFTSGCRFIFVAAVVCGLVLKHDLNESFLEDFAWSFAMYAETLAFIPFLRRQLFAVRTARQPAAHKKEDQRTALTENDDAILVDHRYHRNPVLARRLWRQFLFCLVVSRVIQVTFWAVTFDEFSPEGDPESLEMPTEKSESPAHTDGSVPQEPEWMAKVAIASRNIRGWFSLAAVVAQLCFSLYCMRVYISTQSDLEQKYSGDRKAAEGKETEDTAAPCTEAGAGSASLTEKETEQEKPEKPTQVRKRLVLSKQ; encoded by the coding sequence ATGAGAAAGGCTACCCTTGTGTCTCCCAGTCAGGAGATGACGACTGCGGAAACTAATGGGAACACAGTTCAGAAGCAGAACTGCTCGCCTGGCGCGAGTCGTGGACCTTCTTGTTCGTCCTCTGATATGCCGTTAGCCAGCGGAGGAACTGGGAAGTTCACCGAACGTCCTCCTCACGAGATACCTTCCTCGTGGAGTTCCAGTGAAACTTGCATCTGGTTAGCGTTCTTCTGCAGTTGTAGCACTGCGTACTTTTGTTTTTGCGACGGAGAAATCTCTGCTCTTCTTACCCTTTCCGCAGCCGTCTTCATGCTCTCCACAGTTTTTCTTGTGTTCCACGCACGCGTCTGCTACAGCGTAACACAGGCATTCTGCCAAACGTACTCGGCCTCGGGTGCAGACGGGGCTTCGACAGCATCCTCACGCACTTCGTTCCACACTGCATCCATAGTTCATCTCTTGTGTGGAGGTTCTGCGTGCCCCAAGAGCGCCGCTGTCTTTGCACTTGCCATTCTTGCTCGTGTGGCGTGTAACTTGAGCCGTCCTGCCTATCTGCCTATCGACCGGTCAGGTGACTGGCTTTACCAGACACTGGAGGTCTTCTCTGCTCTCTTGTTGgtgcttctcctcggcgttgTTTCCGTAAGCTGTCGACAGTGTCAGCACATCACAGAAAGAACCGTCGCTGAATCTACTCAAGGAAAAGACGGCGAGACGACCATCCAACTAAACGACCAGAAGGCAACGTTCACATCGGGGTGCCGATTTATCTTCGTGGCAGCCGTCGTGTGTGGCCTTGTTCTCAAGCATGACTTGAATGAAAGCTTTCTCGAAGACTTTGCATGGTCATTCGCCATGTACGCTGAGACCCTGGCCTTCATTCCTTTTCTCCGAAGGCAATTGTTCGCGGTTCGCACAGCGCGGCAGCCCGCTGCTCATAAAAAGGAGGACCAAAGGACCGCGCTGACGGAGAACGACGACGCAATCCTTGTGGATCATCGCTACCACAGAAACCCTGTTCTGGCGCGAAGACTGTGGAGGCAGTTCCTGTTCTGCCTTGTAGTTTCCCGCGTGATCCAAGTCACGTTTTGGGCGGTTACCTTCGATGAATTCTCTCCGGAGGGCGACCCGGAGTCTCTTGAAATGCCGACAGAGAAATCCGAATCTCCGGCGCATACAGATGGAAGCGTTCCACAGGAACCTGAATGGATGGCGAAAGTCGCTATAGCATCCCGGAATATCCGCGGGTGGTTCAGTCTTGCTGCGGTGGTCGCGCAGCTGTGCTTCTCCCTGTACTGCATGAGAGTCTACATTTCCACACAGAGTGACTTGGAGCAGAAGTATTCTGGAGACCGTAAGGCCGCCGAGGGGAAAGAAACAGAGGACACTGCGGCGCCCTGCACCGAGGCTGGTGCTGGCTCGGCTTCTTTAACGGAAAAAGAAACCGAACAGGAAAAGCCAGAGAAGCCGACGCAGGTTCGCAAACGCTTGGTATTATCAAAGCAGTAA